ACGGGATCGCCGTCGTCTGCGGGGCCTGGCACGTGCCGGCCCTCACCGAGAAGCGGACCGTCACGGCCGACCGGCAGGCCCTCAAGGGGCTGCCGAAGGTCAAGGCGCAGCTCAGCTGGGTGCCGTGGACCAACCATCGGCTCTCCCGCCACAGCGGATACGGGGCGGGCATCGCCTCACCGGGTTGGTACGGCCATCTCTTCCGCGCCCCGGACCGGCCCGTCGAGCGGTGGATGACCACCGTCGCCCGGCTGCTGCGCGAGGAGGACCACCCCGTCTCCTCGGCGCACGTCATCGAGGCCGTCCGGCTCGCCGGCACCCTCGCCGCCATGCGGGGCCGCCCCCTGGCCGGACTCACCGAGACCACCGACGCGGTCCGCGCGGTGATGTGCGACGGCTCCGACGTGCCGCTCGCGCTCGTCCGGGACCGGCTCGTCGTCGGCGACGTGCTCGGCGAGGTCCCCGAATCGGCGCCGGCCACCCCCCTCCAGCGCGATTTCTCCCGCCTCCAGCGCACCTTGCGCCTCAAACCCGAGGGCCAGGAGCGGGACTGGGAGCTCGATCTGCGCAAGGACACCGACGCCGCGCGCAGCCGGCTGCTGCACAGGCTGCGGCTGCTCGGCATCGACTGGGGCGAACCGGTGCGTTCGCGCGGCGGGCTGGGCACCTTCCGGGAGACATGGCGGCTCCGCTGGGAGCCGGAGCTGTCCGTCCGGCTCGCCGAGGCGGGTGTGTGGGGCACGACCGTGATCGGCGCGGCCACGGCCAAGGCCGAGTCCGAGGCCGTCGGGTCCTCGGCCCTCGCCGAGGTCACCACCCTCGCCGAGCGCTGCCTGCTGGCCGACCTGCCCGACGCCCTCCCCGTCGTGATGCGCGTTCTCGCCGACCGCGCCGCCCTCGACGCCGACGTGGCGCACCTGGCGCAGGCCCTGCCCGCGCTGGTCCGCTCCGTGCGCTACGGCGATGTCCGCCGTACCGGCACCGCCGCCCTCGGCGATGTGGCCACGGGCCTCGCGGAGCGCGTCTTCGTCGGCCTCCCGGCGGCCTGCGCCGGGCTCGACACGGACGCGGCGGAGGAGATGCGGGGGCATCTGGACGCTGTGCACCGATCCGTGGCCCTTCTGGCGGAAACGGAAACGGAAACGGAAACGGAAACGGAAACGGAAACGGCCCCGGCCGCCCCCACCGACGAGCAGGCCCCTACCGACGAGCCCGGCCCCACCGACGACCCCATCGCCCCGAACGGCCCCACCGGGCCCGACCCCTCCGGGCTACGGGGGCGCTGGGCCGGTGTGCTCGGGGTGCTCGCCGAGCGGGAGGGGCTGCCCGGGGTGATCCGGGGGCGGGCCGCGCGGCTCCTGCTGGACGACGGGCGGCTCGCCGAGGACCGGGCGGCCAGGCTCATGGGCCTCGCCCTGTCGGTCGGCACCGAGCCGGCGGAGGCGGCGGCCTGGATCGAGGGATTCGTCGGCAGCGGCGGTTCCGGCGGCATGCTGCTGATCCATGACGAGCGCCTGCTCGCCCTCGTCGACGACTGGCTCGTCCGGGTGCCGGCCGAGGCGTTCACGGACGTCCTGCCCCTGCTGCGCCGCACCTTCTCCGCGTACGACGCGAGTGTGCGCCGCACGCTGGGTGAGCTCGTCCGCAGGGGCGGCGCGGCCGACGGCACGGCGGCCCGGGGTGCGCGTGGCGCCCCCGGCTTCGGCCCGGACCTCGACCCCGAGCGGGCGGCGGCCGTGCTGCCGACGATGCGTCTGCTGCTGGGGCTGGAGACAGGAGGGGACACGGGCGCCGTGACGGGCAGGGACATCGACGCGTTGACGCCCGCCATGGCGCGGGCAGGGGGAGCTGGGCAATGACGACCGCGACAACGGCGACAACGGCGACAGCAGCGACGACGGCGACACCGGCGAACGGGACGGCCGGGGTGCCCGGCGCGAGCCACGCGGCCCAGGAGAGCCAGAGCACGGACCCCGCCGCCGAGCGCTTGCGGCGATGGCGGCTCGTGCTCGGCGGGGAGGGCGGCGGTGACGGCACCGGGTGCGCGCTCGGGGGCACCGACGCCGCCATGGACCGCACCTTGGAGGCCCTCTACGGCTCGGGTCCCGGCTCCGGACCCGGCTCCGGCCAGGGCGCGGGCGGGGGCCCCGGCGGCGGCCGGCGCGCGGCCGGGCTCGGCGGGTCGGCACCGCAGATCGCACGGTGGCTGGGGGACATCCGGACGTATTTCCCGACGTCCGTCGTTCAGGTGATGCAGCGGGACGCCATCGACCGGCTGGGTTTGTCCGCCCTGCTGCTGGAGCCGGAGATGCTTGAAGCCGTCGAGGCGGACGTCCACCTGGTGGGGACGCTCCTGTCCCTCAACAAGGTGATGCCCGAGACCACGAAGGAAACGGCGCGGGCCGTCGTCCGCAAGGTCGTCGAGGACCTGGAGAAGCGCCTCACGGCCCGCACCCGGGCCACGCTGGCCGGCGCCCTCGACCGCTCGGCGCGCATCAGCCGCCCCCGCCACCGGGACATCGACTGGGACCGCACCATCCGGGCCAACCTCAAGAACTATCTGCCCGAGTACGGCACCGTCGTGCCGGAGCGCCTGGTCGGCTACGGCCGGGCGGCGCAGTCGGTGAAGAAGGAGGTGATCCTCTGTATCGACCAGTCCGGGTCGATGGCCGCCTCCGTCGTCTACGCCTCGGTCTTCGGCGCCGTCCTCGCCTCGATGCGGTCCCTCGACACCCGTCTGGTCGTCTTCGACACCGCTGTCGTGGACCTCACCGACCAGCTGTCCGATCCCGTGGACGTGCTGTTCGGCACCCAGCTCGGCGGTGGCACGGACATCAACCGTGCGCTCGCCTACTGCCAGTCGCGGATCACCCGGCCGGCCGAGACCGTCGTCGTCCTCATCAGTGATCTCTACGAGGGCGGCATCCGGAACGAGATGCTCAAGCGGGTCGCGGCCATGAAGGCGTCGGGCGTCCGGTTCGTCACGCTGCTCGCGCTGTCCGACGAGGGCGCCCCCGCCTATGACCGTGATCACGCGGCGGCGCTGGCCGCCCTCGGGGCGCCCGCCTTCGCCTGTACGCCCGATCTCTTCCCGGAGGTCATGGCGGCGGCCCTGGAGAAGAGGCCCCTGCCCGTGCCCGAATCCTTTGCCCCGCACGGCGGATCGGGGGCGGCGGGCTGACGAGGACGCGCGGTGTCGGCGGGCGGTACGCGGCCCCGCCGGGCGGACCCCTGTATACCCATATGAGTACGGGCGCTGTCGCGATCTGTGAGCGTAATCACGGCCCGAGTGTGACCTGCGATTTAGGGACCTCCCTCCCTCGGGGATAACCTGCGAGACGGACATGCCGCGTCAACGGTGAACGTGTGCCGCCCTCGTCAAAGATCGCGTCCTCACGCTGCCTGCGGCACGCCCGCGCAGACAACGAACCGCGATATCCATGGAAAAGGGACTGACGCGCGTGGACCTGTTCGAGTACCAGGCGAGGGACCTCTTCGCCAAGCACGGTGTACCGGTGCTGGCCGGTGAAGTCATCGACACGCCTGAGGCGGCGCGCGAGGCCACCGAGAAGCTGGGCGGCCGTTCGGTCGTCAAGGCGCAGGTGAAGGTCGGCGGCCGCGGCAAGGCCGGCGGCGTGAAGCTGGCTGCCACCCCGGACGAGGCCGTCGCTCGCGCGACGGACATCCTCGGCATGGACATCAAGGGCCACACGGTCCACAAGGTGATGATCGCCGAGACCGCTCCCGAGATCCTCGAGGAGTACTACGTCTCGTACCTCCTCGACCGCACCAACCGCACCTTCCTGGCCATGGCCTCGGTGCAGGGCGGCATGGACATCGAGGAGGTCGCGGAGAAGACCCCCGAGGCCCTCGCGAAGGTCCCGGTCGACTCCAACACCGGTGTCACCATCGAGAAGGCCCGCGAGATCGTCGCCCAGGCGAAGTTCCCGGCCGAGGTTGCCGAGAAGGTCGCCGAGGTCATGGTGACCCTGTGGAAGACCTTCGTCGCCGAGGACGCGCTCCTCGTCGAGGTCAACCCGCTGGCCAAGGTCGCCAACGGCGACATCCTGGCCCTCGACGGCAAGGTCTCGCTCGACGAGAACGCCGACTTCCGCCAGCCGGAGCACGAGGCGCTCGAGGACAAGGCCGCGGCCAACCCCCTCGAGGCGGCCGCCAAGGCCAAGGGCCTGAACTACGTCAAGCTCGACGGCCAGGTCGGCATCATCGGCAACGGCGCGGGTCTCGTCATGAGCACCCTCGACGTCGTCGCGTACGCCGGTGAGAAGCACGACAACGTCAAGCCCGCCAACTTCCTCGACATCGGTGGCGGCGCCTCCGCCGAGGTGATGGCGAACGGCCTGGAGATCATCCTCGGCGACCCGGACGTCAAGTCCGTCTTCGTCAACGTCTTCGGTGGCATCACCGCGTGCGACGAGGTCGCCAAGGGCATCGTCCAGGCGCTGGAGCTGCTCAAGGCCAAGGGCGAGGCCGTCACCAAGCCGCTGGTCGTGCGCCTCGACGGCAACAACGCGGAGCTGGGTCGCAAGATCCTTTCCGACGCCAACCACCCGCTGGTGCAGCGCGTGGACACCATGGACGGCGCGGCCGACAAGGCCGCCGAGCTGGCTGCGGCTAAGTAAAGGACGAGGACTCCACAACCATGGCTATCTTCCTCACCAAGGACAGCAAGGTCATCGTCCAGGGGATGACCGGCGCCACGGGCATGAAGCACACCAAGCTCATGCTGGCCGACGGCACCAACATCGTCGGTGGCGTCAACCCGCGCAAGGCCGGCACGAGTGTCGACTTCGACGGCACCCAGGTGCCCGTCTTCGGCTCCGTCGCCGAGGCGATGGAGAAGACCGGTGCCGACGTGTCGGTGCTCTTCGTGCCGCCGGCCTTCGCGAAGGCCGCCGTCGTCGAGGCGATCGACGCCGAGATCCCGCTGGCCGTCGTGATCACCGAGGGCATCGCGGTCCACGACTCCGCCGCCTTCTGGGCGTACGCGAAGGCCAAGGGCAACAAGACCCGGATCATCGGCCCGAACTGCCCCGGTCTGATCACCCCGGGCCAGTCCAACGCCGGCATCATCCCGGGCGACATCACCAAGCCCGGCCGCATCGGTCTCGTGTCCAAGTCCGGCACGCTGACCTACCAGATGATGTACGAGCTCCGTGACATCGGCTTCTCCTCGGCCGTCGGCATCGGTGGCGACCCGGTCATCGGCACCACGCACATCGACGCGCTCGCCGCGTTCGAGGCCGACCCCGACACCGACCTGATCGTCATGATCGGCGAGATCGGTGGCGACGCGGAGGAGCGGGCCGCGGACTTCATCAAGGCCAACGTCACCAAGCCGGTCGTCGGCTACGTGGCCGGTTTCACCGCGCCCGAGGGCAAGACGATGGGCCACGCCGGCGCGATCGTGTCCGGTTCGTCCGGCACCGCGCAGGCGAAGAAGGAGGCCCTCGAGGCCGCGGGCGTGAAGGTCGGCAAGACCCCGTCCGAGACGGCTCGCCTCGCGCGCGCCGCGCTCAGCGCCTGATCCTCACGGATCCCCGGCCGTGGGCCCGCACCCCTTGGGGTGCGGGCCCACGCCTGTTTTCCCTGCCGCTGACGGTGTGCTGACGGCGTAGAGACAGCGACTTTTCGGCTCTTCCGCTCGAAAAGGTGCATAAGCGTATCTTGGGCGACACGACGGCTATTTGCCTGCTACCAGGACGAAAGCCCTGTTGTTGGCAGCATGGCACCGTGACCCAACATGCCGATCGCAGCACGTCGTCGCCGACGCGCGGCCGGCCCGCGGCAAGCGTTCCGCCCGTCGTGGGCACCGCCTTCTTCGACGGGATGATCGCCGCGGGCCTGGGCCTCGGGGCGTTCGCCGTGGGCGTCCTGGCGCTGTGGATCTCGTCGCCGTACCCCGACGGCGGACCCGCGGCGGCGCTGCGCATCGCCGCCGACCTGTGGCTGCTGGCGCACGGCGCCGATCTCGTACGGACCGAGACGCTCTCCGGGGCGCCCGCGCCGCTCGGCCTGACGCCGCTGCTGCTCACGGCCCTGCCGTGCTGGCTGCTCTACCGAACGGCGCGGCACGCGCTGGACCTCCCGTGCGGGGACGACGAGGCGCGGGCGGCGACGGTGCCGGGGGTGCCGGACGTGACGGAGCTCGTGGACGAGCCCGGGGCCTCGGGCTCGCCGGACGCCTCGGACGCCTCGGACGCCTCGGACGCCTCGGACGCCTCGGACACCTCTGATGCTTCGGATGCTTCGGAGGCCTCTGACGGGCCGGGCCCGTCCGCCGGGCTCACACCGCGCACGGCGATCCTGGCCATGGCCGGCGGCTATCTGCTGGTGGGCGCGTGTGCCGTGCTCTTCGCCTCCTCGGGGACCGTGCGGGTCGCGCCCTGGAGCGCGCTGCTGCATCTGCCGGTGTTCGCGGTGGTGACCGTCGCGGCGGGTGTGTGGACGGCTGCGGGCTGCCCCGGCTGGCCCCGGTCGGGGCCCGTGCGCCGGGTGGTGAACGTGCTGCCCGCGCGGTTGCGCCGGTGGTTCACCCGTCGCCGGACGGTCGCGGCGGTACGGGCGGGAACGGCCGCGACGGCCGTGCTGTTCGGCGGTGCCGCGCTGCTGCTGGCGGGTTCGCTCGCGTGGCACGCGGCGGAGGCCCAGGAAGCGTTGGTCCATCTGACCGAGGACTGGTCGGGGCGGGTGGCGGTGCTGCTGCTGTGCGCGGCGCTGCTGCCGAACGCGGTCGTCTGGGCGGCGGCCTACGGGCTGGGACCCGGCTTCACGGTCGGCGCGGGCAGCGTGGTCGCTCCGCTGGGGGCGGTCGCCTACCCCGCACTGCCGAGCTTCCCGCTGCTCGTGGCCGTTCCGTCGCCGGGGGACGCGGGGCCGCTGATGCTGGTGGTGGCGGCGTTGCTATCGGTCGCGACGGGCGCGGCGGTCGCCCGCTTCACCGTCCCACGGCCCCCCGCCGTGGTGGGCGTGCGGGAGGTGGCCGCGATCGCCGCCCTCGCCGCCGTCGTCTGCGCGGCGGTGACGGCCGCCCTGGCCTTCGCCGCCTCCGGCGCCCTCGGCGCGGCCACGCTCGCGACCTTCGGCCCGCCGTGGTGGCTCTCCGGCGGGGCGGCACTGGCCTGGACCTTCTTGATCGGCGTCCCGGGGGCGTTGGTGCTGCGCTGGCTCCGGCGGGGTGCGGTGGCGCAGCGGCTCCGGCCGCCACGCCCCCCGGCCGCCGACCGGCCCGTTCCGGCGACCACCGACCGGCCCGTGCCGGCGACCGGCAAGGAGACCGCCCCGGAGACGAAGCCCCGGTGGTGGACGGGAGGGGCGCTCGTCCGGGGTGCGGCGGGCTGGCTGGGCTTCGGTGCGCAGCCTGCCGGCGGCGGCGGCGACGACGTCGACGGCGACGGCAAGAAGGCCAAGCCCGTCGTCACCCCTGTCGTCGGCCCCGGGCTGCCCGCGCTGGCCCTGCCGGGCGTGAGGCCGGCCCGGGAGGACGCGGCGCCTGTGGTCCCCGCGGTGGGTACGCCACCGAAGCCGGCGGAGCCGAAGGCCTTGGTGGCGGCGTTGCCGGTACGCCCGGCCCGCGCCGCCGGGCCCGGATCGGAACCGGAAGGCGAACCGGAGCAGCAGGTGGCGGCCGAACGGTCGTGGTGGC
The window above is part of the Streptomyces syringium genome. Proteins encoded here:
- a CDS encoding DUF5682 family protein, producing MSGTAPALLGVRHHGPGSARAVMAALEQCAPSAVLIEGPPEADAIVHLAADAGMRPPVALLAHATDDPGRAAFWPFADFSPEWVAIRWALAHDVPVRFIDLPAAHSLALNRAGRGGPSPVPADDAPGSPDRPPGPCPAPRLDPLAALAAAAGYDDAELWWEDAVEHRRTGGPTGGDALAPFQAVAEAMGELRATFGDSDSGCDGGCDGDGGSGCDGGCGGGSDAAREAHMRLKLREARREFGDGIAVVCGAWHVPALTEKRTVTADRQALKGLPKVKAQLSWVPWTNHRLSRHSGYGAGIASPGWYGHLFRAPDRPVERWMTTVARLLREEDHPVSSAHVIEAVRLAGTLAAMRGRPLAGLTETTDAVRAVMCDGSDVPLALVRDRLVVGDVLGEVPESAPATPLQRDFSRLQRTLRLKPEGQERDWELDLRKDTDAARSRLLHRLRLLGIDWGEPVRSRGGLGTFRETWRLRWEPELSVRLAEAGVWGTTVIGAATAKAESEAVGSSALAEVTTLAERCLLADLPDALPVVMRVLADRAALDADVAHLAQALPALVRSVRYGDVRRTGTAALGDVATGLAERVFVGLPAACAGLDTDAAEEMRGHLDAVHRSVALLAETETETETETETETAPAAPTDEQAPTDEPGPTDDPIAPNGPTGPDPSGLRGRWAGVLGVLAEREGLPGVIRGRAARLLLDDGRLAEDRAARLMGLALSVGTEPAEAAAWIEGFVGSGGSGGMLLIHDERLLALVDDWLVRVPAEAFTDVLPLLRRTFSAYDASVRRTLGELVRRGGAADGTAARGARGAPGFGPDLDPERAAAVLPTMRLLLGLETGGDTGAVTGRDIDALTPAMARAGGAGQ
- a CDS encoding VWA domain-containing protein, which produces MTTATTATTATAATTATPANGTAGVPGASHAAQESQSTDPAAERLRRWRLVLGGEGGGDGTGCALGGTDAAMDRTLEALYGSGPGSGPGSGQGAGGGPGGGRRAAGLGGSAPQIARWLGDIRTYFPTSVVQVMQRDAIDRLGLSALLLEPEMLEAVEADVHLVGTLLSLNKVMPETTKETARAVVRKVVEDLEKRLTARTRATLAGALDRSARISRPRHRDIDWDRTIRANLKNYLPEYGTVVPERLVGYGRAAQSVKKEVILCIDQSGSMAASVVYASVFGAVLASMRSLDTRLVVFDTAVVDLTDQLSDPVDVLFGTQLGGGTDINRALAYCQSRITRPAETVVVLISDLYEGGIRNEMLKRVAAMKASGVRFVTLLALSDEGAPAYDRDHAAALAALGAPAFACTPDLFPEVMAAALEKRPLPVPESFAPHGGSGAAG
- the sucC gene encoding ADP-forming succinate--CoA ligase subunit beta; translated protein: MDLFEYQARDLFAKHGVPVLAGEVIDTPEAAREATEKLGGRSVVKAQVKVGGRGKAGGVKLAATPDEAVARATDILGMDIKGHTVHKVMIAETAPEILEEYYVSYLLDRTNRTFLAMASVQGGMDIEEVAEKTPEALAKVPVDSNTGVTIEKAREIVAQAKFPAEVAEKVAEVMVTLWKTFVAEDALLVEVNPLAKVANGDILALDGKVSLDENADFRQPEHEALEDKAAANPLEAAAKAKGLNYVKLDGQVGIIGNGAGLVMSTLDVVAYAGEKHDNVKPANFLDIGGGASAEVMANGLEIILGDPDVKSVFVNVFGGITACDEVAKGIVQALELLKAKGEAVTKPLVVRLDGNNAELGRKILSDANHPLVQRVDTMDGAADKAAELAAAK
- the sucD gene encoding succinate--CoA ligase subunit alpha — its product is MAIFLTKDSKVIVQGMTGATGMKHTKLMLADGTNIVGGVNPRKAGTSVDFDGTQVPVFGSVAEAMEKTGADVSVLFVPPAFAKAAVVEAIDAEIPLAVVITEGIAVHDSAAFWAYAKAKGNKTRIIGPNCPGLITPGQSNAGIIPGDITKPGRIGLVSKSGTLTYQMMYELRDIGFSSAVGIGGDPVIGTTHIDALAAFEADPDTDLIVMIGEIGGDAEERAADFIKANVTKPVVGYVAGFTAPEGKTMGHAGAIVSGSSGTAQAKKEALEAAGVKVGKTPSETARLARAALSA
- a CDS encoding cell division protein PerM, with translation MTQHADRSTSSPTRGRPAASVPPVVGTAFFDGMIAAGLGLGAFAVGVLALWISSPYPDGGPAAALRIAADLWLLAHGADLVRTETLSGAPAPLGLTPLLLTALPCWLLYRTARHALDLPCGDDEARAATVPGVPDVTELVDEPGASGSPDASDASDASDASDASDTSDASDASEASDGPGPSAGLTPRTAILAMAGGYLLVGACAVLFASSGTVRVAPWSALLHLPVFAVVTVAAGVWTAAGCPGWPRSGPVRRVVNVLPARLRRWFTRRRTVAAVRAGTAATAVLFGGAALLLAGSLAWHAAEAQEALVHLTEDWSGRVAVLLLCAALLPNAVVWAAAYGLGPGFTVGAGSVVAPLGAVAYPALPSFPLLVAVPSPGDAGPLMLVVAALLSVATGAAVARFTVPRPPAVVGVREVAAIAALAAVVCAAVTAALAFAASGALGAATLATFGPPWWLSGGAALAWTFLIGVPGALVLRWLRRGAVAQRLRPPRPPAADRPVPATTDRPVPATGKETAPETKPRWWTGGALVRGAAGWLGFGAQPAGGGGDDVDGDGKKAKPVVTPVVGPGLPALALPGVRPAREDAAPVVPAVGTPPKPAEPKALVAALPVRPARAAGPGSEPEGEPEQQVAAERSWWPGMLPGKGRPSRKERKRGEQADRERRRVRTEGETTAGGEDSANGGKDAAEGKSPKDGDRARAPRGSLAERFGRDARTGRRNGKGPETREGGKDAAAGDAKVRAGRADPAERVGREVRAGRRSRADRRGGGDRETKEEGGKGRGDRKKRGPRHAAPPTPTFSPTHPGTPDWHDTRARQRRWAALKDTGGGLVPDFEPRDLTKPTDGL